In Bacteroidia bacterium, one genomic interval encodes:
- the lptB gene encoding LPS export ABC transporter ATP-binding protein, producing the protein MLLRSESLVKIYKKRTVVNNVSIQVAQGEIVGLLGPNGAGKTTTFYMTVGLIKPNSGKIFLDEQDITDLPMYKRAQSGIGYLAQEASVFRKLSVEDNIKAVLEMTKLSKEEQDAKTEELLTEFGLQKIRKSRGDLLSGGERRRTEIARALAVSPKFILLDEPFAGVDPIAVEDIQSIVAKLKEKNIGILITDHNVHETLTITDRAYLLYEGKILKAGTAEDLANDEQVRKVYLGQNFELRN; encoded by the coding sequence ATGCTGTTACGCTCAGAAAGCTTAGTAAAAATTTATAAAAAACGTACTGTTGTTAACAATGTGTCTATTCAGGTAGCACAGGGTGAAATAGTTGGTTTGCTTGGCCCAAATGGTGCCGGTAAAACAACAACATTTTATATGACTGTAGGATTGATAAAACCCAATAGTGGTAAAATTTTTCTTGATGAGCAGGATATAACAGATTTGCCAATGTATAAAAGGGCACAGTCAGGAATTGGCTACCTGGCGCAGGAGGCATCTGTTTTTCGCAAATTAAGTGTTGAAGATAATATTAAAGCTGTTTTGGAGATGACAAAGCTTTCTAAAGAAGAACAGGATGCCAAGACAGAAGAACTGCTCACTGAATTTGGATTACAGAAAATAAGAAAAAGCCGAGGCGATTTACTTTCAGGTGGCGAACGCAGGCGAACAGAGATAGCACGTGCATTGGCTGTAAGTCCCAAATTTATACTTCTCGATGAGCCTTTTGCCGGTGTTGACCCCATTGCTGTTGAAGACATACAATCTATCGTAGCAAAACTCAAAGAAAAAAATATTGGCATTTTAATTACTGATCACAATGTTCACGAAACACTTACTATTACAGACCGTGCATATTTGTTGTATGAAGGTAAAATTTTAAAAGCAGGGACTGCCGAAGACCTGGCTAATGATGAGCAGGTACGAAAAGTTTATCTCGGTCAGAATTTTGAACTTAGAAATTAA
- a CDS encoding histidine kinase has product MGVFLLVTSKELMMFSFATFLLAFVFLFFIFYRSKREAAIQIEKSRLQLQVAQVEMKALRAQVNPHFMFNALNSIYILIADKEMQKAGNYVLKLGTLIRKILENSNYQNISLKDDSEVIDLYIQVECMKLNYSFKYQLTINESIDSEAVMVPPMIIQPIVENAIWHGLKNRKDGGLLTIFVDSKEDELIFEIRDNGCKADAQMSEDEKLRNAKRKSMGMQITRERLDIINQTNNANARIVEKEIIGDDGSYQGKIVQLYLPLLD; this is encoded by the coding sequence ATGGGTGTTTTTTTATTAGTTACGTCCAAGGAGCTAATGATGTTTAGCTTTGCCACATTCTTATTAGCTTTTGTTTTTTTGTTTTTTATTTTCTATCGTTCAAAACGTGAAGCGGCAATTCAGATAGAAAAAAGTCGCTTGCAGTTACAGGTTGCACAAGTTGAAATGAAAGCACTACGTGCACAAGTAAACCCGCATTTTATGTTCAATGCCTTAAACAGTATTTACATTTTAATTGCTGACAAGGAAATGCAAAAAGCAGGTAACTATGTTTTGAAACTAGGTACATTAATCCGTAAAATTCTTGAAAACTCAAACTACCAGAATATTTCCCTGAAAGATGATAGTGAAGTTATTGATCTTTATATTCAGGTGGAATGTATGAAGCTAAATTATAGTTTTAAGTATCAGTTGACAATTAATGAAAGCATAGATAGTGAAGCTGTCATGGTTCCGCCAATGATAATTCAACCTATTGTGGAAAATGCAATTTGGCATGGTTTAAAAAACAGAAAAGACGGAGGACTTCTTACAATCTTTGTGGACAGTAAAGAGGATGAGTTAATCTTTGAAATAAGAGATAATGGTTGCAAAGCAGATGCTCAAATGTCGGAAGACGAAAAACTGCGTAATGCGAAAAGAAAATCCATGGGGATGCAAATAACAAGAGAGCGTTTAGACATTATCAATCAAACAAACAATGCTAATGCCAGAATAGTGGAAAAAGAAATTATCGGTGATGACGGAAGTTACCAGGGAAAGATTGTTCAGCTTTATCTTCCTCTTTTGGATTGA
- a CDS encoding aldose 1-epimerase family protein: protein MITLQNQTLTVDIKEHGAELCSLRNLNNSIEYIWQAKAQWAKHSPILFPIVGQLKYNEYKWQGKTYQMERHGFARNMPFRLIKNDFHAATFELTENAETLKQYPFKFTLQLQYKLNNDTLALTYHIKNNNSHVMPFSIGAHPAFNIPLCTDENYTDYYLEFNEKENCGNWLLENGLLKNELPFFNDSNLIPLSKPLFEKDALVFKNLRSNQIQIKSNKSRHGLQIESHNFPYLGIWAAKNADFVCIEPWHGIADSVNTSGEILEKEGIICLEQNQDFSFTFLIKVF, encoded by the coding sequence ATGATAACTTTACAAAATCAAACTTTAACAGTTGATATTAAAGAACATGGTGCAGAGCTCTGCAGTTTAAGAAATCTGAACAACTCGATTGAGTATATATGGCAAGCTAAAGCACAATGGGCAAAACATTCACCAATATTATTTCCCATTGTGGGTCAGTTAAAATATAACGAATATAAATGGCAGGGGAAAACCTATCAAATGGAACGCCATGGATTTGCACGTAATATGCCTTTTCGTTTAATAAAGAACGATTTTCATGCTGCCACATTCGAACTGACAGAAAATGCCGAAACACTTAAACAATATCCATTTAAATTTACTTTACAACTTCAATATAAATTAAATAATGATACACTGGCACTAACCTATCATATCAAGAACAACAATAGTCATGTCATGCCTTTTTCCATTGGCGCACATCCTGCATTTAATATACCTCTTTGCACAGATGAAAATTATACCGATTACTATTTAGAGTTTAACGAAAAAGAAAATTGCGGCAATTGGCTTCTCGAAAATGGACTGCTAAAAAACGAATTACCTTTTTTTAATGATTCCAATTTAATTCCGCTATCTAAACCCTTGTTTGAAAAAGATGCATTGGTTTTTAAAAATTTACGCTCCAATCAGATTCAGATTAAGAGTAACAAGTCAAGGCACGGACTACAAATTGAATCCCACAATTTTCCATATCTTGGAATATGGGCGGCAAAAAATGCAGATTTTGTTTGTATAGAACCATGGCATGGAATTGCTGATAGTGTAAATACTTCTGGTGAGATTTTAGAAAAAGAGGGCATCATTTGTCTTGAACAAAATCAAGACTTCTCTTTTACTTTTTTAATAAAAGTTTTTTAA
- a CDS encoding T9SS type A sorting domain-containing protein, translating to MDLLQQTQANGTGPYAYTIDFINFNVDGIFDNLPTGTYTVYVSDANACQNTVTTTITEPDLLQFTKTYTDQQCPSTFGSITMNAIGGTTPYMYSYDNGNTFVNNNANLNLTAGNYDVLVQDAHMCITNAEQQNIVLVNTPSTAAMSVSSQNGNELCIGGSTTLSAVGGTLGSTADWKWYKTSCGLTPVGTGPSITVNPSSSTAYYVRAEDVCGATPCADLSLAITVGVPSAAVTVPMTGMPQNICAGTTANLSINAVGNTTQYVWDAPLGSYFNGNPLNVSPFITNTPNVQVTFGNPITSFYKVGVQAANACGSTIRKIQQTRGVISVPKTIIGPGTVCENTNNVAYNITPIDGASQYQWSITGDAAVSGNGTNVTIDFGPTWNSGTVCVAAQTTCYTTPVKCISLSKSAGLPNNLSGNFTACPNTNQTYSVTALPGAAVYNWTLPNGASGSSNNNAINVAFGNGYNSVGDVCVSVTSICGVTSPLKCKTVAPGLPMVPPTITGITNGICNQSVAYSAPIQSGTSYNWTAPAGANVIGQGNNSVNIQFSTLTTGQVCVVASNTCGASSPRCVAVKGAPNPPTEISALPSSWCANTQGIELTADVSNTTGSYTLNWSYPSAPVATYVAGGGNSNNLTLDWGTGNGVIALTASNGCGSATKTFNATTNCRESEELTTTGFNMYPNPASDIVNIEFWSDKEGMQKTIKVIDLSGRTVMAQNFQSLSGSQSVQINLAQFAKGVYMIELNGQRNKLVIE from the coding sequence ATGGATCTATTACAACAAACACAAGCTAATGGTACCGGTCCTTATGCCTATACAATTGACTTTATAAACTTTAATGTGGATGGAATATTTGATAATCTTCCAACCGGTACTTATACAGTGTATGTTAGTGATGCCAATGCTTGTCAGAATACAGTAACAACAACAATTACTGAACCTGACTTGCTGCAATTTACAAAAACATATACTGATCAACAATGTCCATCAACATTTGGTAGTATTACTATGAATGCAATTGGTGGAACAACACCCTACATGTACAGTTATGATAATGGAAACACTTTTGTAAACAACAATGCTAATCTAAATCTTACTGCCGGTAACTATGATGTATTGGTTCAAGATGCTCACATGTGTATAACCAATGCCGAACAACAGAATATTGTTTTAGTAAATACGCCATCAACTGCAGCAATGTCTGTTTCTTCTCAAAACGGAAATGAACTTTGTATTGGTGGTTCAACAACACTTTCTGCAGTAGGCGGCACATTAGGTTCTACTGCTGACTGGAAATGGTATAAAACAAGCTGCGGTTTGACACCCGTTGGTACAGGGCCGTCAATTACAGTAAATCCATCATCCAGTACAGCTTATTATGTACGTGCAGAAGATGTTTGCGGTGCAACACCTTGTGCTGATTTATCATTAGCAATTACTGTTGGTGTTCCATCAGCAGCGGTTACCGTTCCTATGACTGGAATGCCGCAAAATATCTGTGCCGGAACCACAGCAAACCTTTCAATTAATGCAGTAGGTAATACAACACAATATGTTTGGGATGCTCCATTAGGAAGCTATTTCAATGGAAACCCACTTAATGTATCACCCTTCATTACGAATACTCCTAATGTACAGGTAACTTTTGGAAACCCTATTACTTCTTTCTATAAAGTAGGTGTACAAGCAGCAAATGCCTGTGGAAGTACCATTCGTAAAATACAACAGACACGTGGTGTAATCTCTGTACCTAAAACAATTATTGGCCCCGGTACGGTATGTGAAAACACGAATAATGTAGCCTATAATATTACCCCCATTGATGGCGCATCTCAATACCAATGGAGTATTACAGGTGATGCTGCTGTTTCAGGAAATGGCACCAATGTAACTATAGACTTTGGCCCAACATGGAATAGCGGAACCGTTTGTGTGGCTGCTCAAACAACCTGCTATACCACCCCGGTAAAATGTATCAGTCTTAGTAAATCTGCCGGTTTACCAAATAATCTATCAGGTAATTTCACTGCATGTCCGAACACAAATCAGACTTATTCAGTAACTGCATTACCGGGTGCTGCAGTATATAACTGGACATTACCAAATGGTGCCTCCGGATCATCAAACAATAACGCTATAAATGTTGCCTTTGGCAATGGATACAATAGTGTTGGAGATGTTTGTGTAAGTGTTACAAGTATATGTGGAGTAACATCTCCATTAAAATGTAAAACTGTTGCTCCGGGATTACCAATGGTTCCTCCAACAATTACTGGAATCACAAACGGAATTTGTAATCAATCCGTTGCTTATAGTGCACCAATACAATCAGGTACCAGTTACAATTGGACAGCACCGGCAGGTGCCAATGTAATCGGACAAGGAAACAACTCTGTAAACATTCAATTTTCGACATTAACAACCGGACAAGTTTGTGTTGTTGCAAGCAATACCTGTGGCGCAAGTTCGCCACGTTGCGTAGCTGTAAAAGGAGCACCAAATCCACCAACAGAAATTTCTGCTTTACCTTCCAGTTGGTGTGCAAACACTCAGGGAATTGAACTTACGGCAGATGTCAGCAACACAACAGGTTCTTATACTTTGAACTGGAGCTATCCATCTGCACCTGTTGCAACGTATGTTGCTGGTGGTGGTAATTCAAACAACCTTACACTTGATTGGGGTACCGGTAATGGAGTGATTGCACTTACTGCCAGTAATGGCTGTGGTTCTGCCACTAAAACTTTTAATGCAACAACCAATTGTCGCGAATCAGAAGAGTTAACTACAACTGGTTTCAACATGTATCCAAATCCTGCGTCTGATATAGTAAATATTGAATTCTGGTCAGATAAAGAAGGTATGCAAAAAACAATTAAGGTTATTGATTTGAGTGGTCGTACTGTTATGGCTCAGAATTTCCAAAGCTTAAGTGGCAGTCAATCCGTTCAGATTAACTTAGCTCAATTTGCGAAAGGAGTATATATGATTGAACTCAATGGTCAAAGAAATAAGCTGGTTATAGAGTAA
- the accB gene encoding acetyl-CoA carboxylase biotin carboxyl carrier protein, producing MNKKEIEELIRFVAKAGVSEVHLEQKDFKITIKNPTKEQIVHVAPAVQPVMQMPAPAQPQQIVAAPATAAAPAAKPEGDDSKYKTIKSPMIGTFYRTPSPDKPNFVNVGDEVKEGQVICIIEAMKLFNEIESDIKGKIVKVLVEHSSPIEYDQPLFLIDPS from the coding sequence ATGAACAAAAAAGAAATTGAAGAACTTATTCGCTTTGTTGCCAAAGCCGGAGTGAGTGAAGTGCACCTTGAACAAAAGGATTTTAAAATTACTATTAAAAACCCAACTAAAGAACAAATTGTGCATGTAGCTCCTGCCGTACAGCCTGTCATGCAAATGCCGGCACCAGCTCAACCCCAACAAATAGTTGCGGCTCCAGCAACTGCAGCGGCTCCAGCAGCGAAACCTGAAGGAGATGATTCAAAATACAAAACTATAAAGTCACCAATGATTGGTACTTTTTATAGAACTCCATCACCGGACAAACCAAATTTTGTAAATGTTGGTGATGAAGTAAAAGAAGGACAGGTTATTTGTATTATTGAAGCAATGAAACTGTTTAATGAAATAGAAAGTGACATTAAAGGTAAAATTGTAAAAGTTCTGGTAGAGCATTCTTCTCCTATAGAATACGATCAACCATTATTTTTAATTGACCCATCCTGA
- the accC gene encoding acetyl-CoA carboxylase biotin carboxylase subunit, which produces MFKKILIANRGEIALRIIRTCKEMDIRTVAVYSTADRESLHVRFADEAVCIGPPPSKDSYLNIPNIIAAAEITNSDAIHPGYGFLSENSKFSAICAKNKIKFIGATPEQIDGMGDKSNAKDTMKKAGVPTIPGSEGLLTSVEEGLKIAAEIKYPVILKATAGGGGRGMRIVWKDEEFEAAWNSARQEAGAAFGNDGMYLEKYIEEPRHIEIQIAGDQYGKACHLSERDCSVQRRHQKLVEETPSPFMTKELREKMGEAAIKAALAVKYEGVGTVEFLVDKHRNFYFMEMNTRIQVEHPVTEEVINYDLIKEQIKIASGEPISGKNYYPTMHAIECRINAEDPYNNFRPSPGRITNLHVPGGHGVRVDSHVYAGYTIPSNYDSMIAKLITIAQTREEAINTMERALSEYVIEGVKTTIPFHIQLMKNEDFRKGNYTTKFLESFKLL; this is translated from the coding sequence ATGTTTAAAAAAATATTAATTGCAAACAGAGGTGAAATTGCATTACGCATCATCCGCACCTGCAAAGAAATGGATATAAGAACGGTGGCCGTTTATTCTACTGCCGACCGTGAAAGTCTGCATGTTCGTTTTGCCGATGAAGCCGTTTGTATAGGTCCACCGCCCAGCAAAGATTCATATCTTAATATTCCTAATATTATTGCAGCAGCAGAAATTACCAATTCTGATGCCATCCATCCGGGATATGGATTTTTGTCAGAGAATTCAAAGTTCAGTGCTATTTGTGCCAAGAATAAAATAAAATTCATAGGTGCTACCCCTGAACAGATAGATGGTATGGGTGATAAAAGCAATGCAAAAGACACCATGAAAAAGGCAGGTGTACCAACTATACCCGGCTCAGAAGGGTTGCTTACCAGTGTAGAAGAAGGTTTAAAAATTGCTGCTGAAATAAAATATCCTGTCATTCTGAAAGCTACTGCCGGTGGTGGTGGAAGAGGAATGCGGATAGTATGGAAAGACGAAGAGTTTGAAGCAGCATGGAATAGTGCACGTCAGGAAGCTGGTGCAGCCTTTGGAAATGATGGCATGTATCTTGAGAAATACATTGAGGAACCGCGTCATATAGAAATACAGATTGCAGGCGATCAATATGGAAAAGCATGTCACCTCTCTGAGCGTGATTGTTCTGTACAAAGAAGACATCAAAAACTTGTTGAGGAAACACCCTCGCCTTTCATGACAAAAGAATTACGTGAAAAAATGGGTGAAGCTGCAATTAAAGCTGCATTAGCAGTCAAATATGAAGGTGTTGGTACTGTGGAATTTTTAGTGGATAAACACCGCAATTTCTATTTCATGGAAATGAATACCCGTATTCAGGTTGAACATCCTGTAACAGAAGAAGTAATTAACTACGACCTTATCAAAGAGCAAATAAAAATAGCCTCGGGCGAGCCCATTTCAGGTAAAAATTACTACCCTACAATGCATGCCATTGAATGTCGTATCAATGCCGAAGACCCTTACAATAACTTCAGACCTTCACCAGGTAGAATAACCAACCTCCACGTGCCTGGCGGACACGGTGTGCGTGTTGACTCTCATGTTTATGCAGGCTACACCATTCCTTCCAACTACGATAGCATGATTGCTAAACTCATCACCATTGCACAAACAAGAGAAGAAGCAATAAATACTATGGAACGCGCATTAAGTGAATATGTGATAGAAGGTGTAAAAACAACAATACCATTTCACATTCAGTTGATGAAAAATGAAGACTTCAGAAAAGGAAATTACACAACTAAATTTCTGGAGTCGTTTAAACTGCTTTAA
- a CDS encoding ATP-binding protein has protein sequence MTTKNIQTIQIESKPESIHIIERLVDDLKGEHNIHEDAYGNILVAVTEAVNNAIQHGNKYNPNLKVKISYEVENDTISFAITDQGKGFDYYNLPDPTAPENLEKPTGRGVFLMKHLADQIIFSNNGSSVELFFKTGHVA, from the coding sequence ATGACAACAAAAAACATCCAGACAATTCAGATAGAATCTAAACCCGAAAGCATACATATTATAGAGCGTTTGGTTGACGATCTTAAAGGCGAACACAACATTCATGAAGATGCTTATGGCAACATTTTAGTAGCCGTAACAGAGGCTGTTAACAATGCCATACAGCATGGAAATAAATACAACCCAAACCTGAAAGTTAAAATCAGCTACGAAGTAGAAAACGATACTATCTCTTTTGCCATTACCGATCAGGGAAAAGGCTTTGACTATTATAATCTTCCGGATCCTACTGCACCTGAAAATCTTGAAAAACCAACAGGGCGTGGTGTCTTTTTAATGAAACATTTAGCCGATCAGATAATTTTTTCAAACAACGGTTCGTCTGTTGAACTGTTTTTCAAAACAGGGCATGTAGCGTAA
- a CDS encoding S41 family peptidase produces the protein MFKKVGLVLLLLAYCRSTSAQNIEIQKLGALLQMIDYYYVDTVNKTKLVDDGIRAILKDCDPHSQYIPANELKEMNEPLVGKFEGVGIQFNILDDTIMVTQTIAGGPSEKLGIRPGDRIVNIDGKKVAGVKITNKDVISKLRGDKGTKVKVDMYRRGESELLTFDITRDKIPLFSVDASYKIEPDIGYIKISRFADNTVEEFKEALAKLKSQGVKSLILDLTSNGGGYLNRAHQLADEFLSNGKRIVYTEGRSQSREDYFATSAGGWEKGKLVVMINEYSASASEIVSGAVQDWDRGLIVGRRSFGKGLVQKPYSLPDGSAVRLTVARYYTPSGRCIQKSYQEGDEEYSDDISNRFKHGELYHADSIKFNDSLKYTTNAKRVVYGGGGIMPDVFVPLDTMFSSKYYSDLIRKAALSEFALTYADNNRSKLKSAYTTVENFKKSFNVDDKMMNDFIAYAEKKEVKKDEEGLKRSGAMIKAQIKALIARDIFNFGAYFYIINDSDDTFNKAVESIKDNTFSKMKIAIN, from the coding sequence ATGTTTAAAAAAGTAGGATTAGTATTATTACTGTTAGCGTATTGCCGAAGTACATCAGCACAAAACATCGAAATTCAAAAGTTAGGCGCATTGCTTCAAATGATAGATTACTATTATGTGGACACCGTTAACAAAACAAAACTTGTTGACGATGGTATCAGAGCTATTTTAAAAGATTGCGATCCACACTCACAATACATTCCGGCAAATGAGTTAAAAGAAATGAACGAACCATTGGTAGGAAAGTTTGAAGGTGTAGGAATCCAATTCAACATACTTGATGACACTATTATGGTAACACAAACAATAGCAGGAGGGCCTTCAGAAAAATTAGGTATTCGTCCCGGTGACCGAATTGTAAATATTGACGGGAAAAAAGTTGCAGGAGTAAAAATCACCAATAAAGATGTTATCAGCAAACTCAGAGGCGACAAAGGCACTAAAGTAAAAGTTGATATGTACAGACGTGGTGAATCAGAACTTTTAACTTTTGATATCACACGCGATAAAATTCCATTGTTTAGTGTTGATGCATCCTATAAAATTGAACCCGATATCGGATACATTAAAATAAGCCGTTTTGCAGATAATACCGTAGAAGAATTTAAGGAGGCACTTGCAAAGTTAAAATCACAAGGAGTAAAAAGTCTGATACTTGATTTAACAAGCAATGGTGGCGGATATCTGAATCGTGCACATCAGTTGGCCGATGAATTTCTGAGTAATGGAAAACGCATTGTATATACAGAAGGCCGCTCACAGTCCAGAGAAGATTATTTTGCTACTTCAGCAGGTGGATGGGAAAAAGGAAAACTTGTTGTAATGATAAATGAGTATTCTGCATCAGCAAGCGAAATTGTTTCAGGTGCCGTACAAGACTGGGACAGAGGATTGATTGTTGGACGCAGATCGTTTGGAAAAGGATTGGTACAAAAGCCCTATTCACTGCCCGATGGTAGTGCTGTAAGACTTACTGTAGCAAGATATTATACACCGTCAGGACGTTGTATTCAAAAGTCTTATCAGGAAGGCGATGAAGAATACAGTGACGACATCAGCAACCGTTTTAAACATGGTGAACTCTATCATGCCGACAGTATTAAATTCAATGACTCTCTAAAGTACACTACCAATGCCAAACGTGTGGTATATGGTGGAGGAGGTATAATGCCAGATGTATTTGTGCCTTTAGATACCATGTTCAGTTCTAAATATTATTCTGATTTAATTCGTAAGGCAGCATTAAGTGAGTTTGCACTAACATACGCTGACAATAACCGAAGTAAATTAAAGTCGGCTTACACAACAGTAGAAAATTTTAAAAAGAGTTTTAATGTTGACGATAAAATGATGAATGATTTTATCGCTTATGCAGAAAAGAAAGAGGTGAAAAAAGACGAAGAAGGGTTAAAGCGTTCAGGAGCCATGATTAAAGCGCAGATAAAAGCACTCATTGCCCGCGATATTTTTAATTTCGGTGCCTACTTCTACATCATAAACGATAGTGACGATACTTTTAACAAAGCAGTAGAATCCATTAAGGATAATACCTTTAGTAAAATGAAAATTGCGATAAATTAA
- a CDS encoding cob(I)yrinic acid a,c-diamide adenosyltransferase has translation MKIYTKTGDSGKTSLIGGTRVSKHHLRIDAYGTVDELNSTIGLLKDFAEEKDRCREILAEIQDRLFTIGSSLAADPEKSKMKIPDLNTEDITLLEKEIDIMVAALPPLKSFVLPGGNLLNSHCHVARCVCRRAERLATGLSESEWVEPMVLIYLNRLSDYLFMLARHACFVRNITETPWRPRV, from the coding sequence ATGAAAATTTATACTAAAACCGGTGATAGCGGCAAAACATCACTCATTGGAGGAACAAGAGTTAGCAAACACCATCTGCGTATTGATGCCTATGGCACTGTGGATGAGTTAAATTCTACAATAGGGCTACTAAAGGACTTTGCCGAAGAGAAAGACAGGTGTAGAGAAATATTAGCAGAAATTCAAGACAGGTTATTTACTATAGGCTCTTCATTGGCTGCTGACCCTGAAAAGTCAAAAATGAAAATACCAGATCTGAATACAGAAGATATTACACTATTAGAGAAGGAAATTGACATAATGGTTGCAGCATTGCCCCCTTTAAAATCATTTGTTTTGCCGGGAGGCAATCTGTTAAACAGCCACTGCCATGTGGCACGCTGTGTTTGCCGCAGAGCCGAGCGACTGGCTACGGGCCTCAGCGAGTCGGAGTGGGTAGAGCCAATGGTATTAATCTACCTAAACAGGCTCTCTGACTATCTTTTTATGTTGGCACGCCATGCATGCTTTGTCCGGAATATTACAGAAACTCCCTGGCGGCCAAGAGTTTAG
- a CDS encoding DUF2795 domain-containing protein has product MYWTLELASHLEDAPWPATKDELIDYAIRSGAPVEVVENLQELEDEGESYESIEEIWPDYPTKDDFFFNEDEY; this is encoded by the coding sequence ATGTATTGGACACTGGAATTAGCCTCGCATCTTGAAGACGCCCCCTGGCCTGCTACTAAAGACGAATTGATTGATTACGCTATCCGCTCTGGAGCACCTGTAGAAGTGGTTGAAAACCTTCAGGAATTGGAAGACGAAGGTGAATCGTATGAAAGTATTGAAGAAATTTGGCCTGATTATCCAACTAAAGACGACTTTTTTTTCAACGAAGATGAGTATTAA
- a CDS encoding MFS transporter: protein MTKTKNAFVAWKHKDYRLFLIAKVCLTIAIQMQSIILSWLIYEMTKDPLSLGIIGLIEAAPALTVALFGGHLADRLSRRKLLIWSSAITLSASTFLAVYVYDFGKISTWPIYLTIFLIGLARGFHAPTQAAFWGQLVPKEHYVNASTWNSSLWQVAAVIGPAMGGFFYGWIGVFYSSLVVCAFIIVTMICYLLIKDRHVDYHNKTESILQSLKTGVNFVFKNQYIISAISLDLFAVLFGGAVALLPVFADQVLHVGAEGLGLLRAAPAVGSVVMAIYLAFHPPRKDAGYKMLASVAGFGLCMIGFALSSSFVVSLLLLFMSGVFDNVSVVIRSTIIQSFTPDEMKGRVSAVNSIFVGSSNELGAFESGVMAKLMGLIPSVLFGGGMTLLVVLVTFVKAKKLKELRLP from the coding sequence ATGACAAAAACCAAAAATGCATTTGTAGCCTGGAAACATAAAGATTATCGCTTGTTTCTGATTGCTAAAGTCTGTTTGACCATAGCTATTCAAATGCAGAGTATTATTCTCAGCTGGCTGATTTATGAGATGACTAAAGACCCTTTGTCGTTGGGCATTATTGGGTTGATAGAAGCTGCACCTGCTTTGACAGTTGCCTTGTTTGGCGGCCATCTGGCCGACAGGCTCAGCAGGCGCAAGCTCTTAATATGGAGTAGTGCGATTACACTTTCTGCTTCAACATTTTTGGCTGTTTATGTTTATGATTTTGGCAAAATTTCTACCTGGCCTATTTACCTCACCATTTTTTTAATTGGCCTGGCACGAGGTTTTCATGCACCTACGCAAGCTGCCTTTTGGGGTCAGCTGGTGCCTAAAGAGCATTATGTGAATGCATCCACATGGAACAGCAGTCTTTGGCAGGTAGCCGCAGTGATAGGTCCTGCTATGGGAGGTTTTTTCTATGGTTGGATTGGTGTTTTTTATTCTTCGCTTGTGGTCTGCGCATTTATCATAGTTACCATGATTTGTTACCTGCTGATAAAAGACAGGCATGTTGATTATCACAATAAAACAGAATCTATTTTACAATCTTTAAAAACAGGTGTGAATTTTGTTTTTAAAAATCAATATATCATTTCAGCTATTTCGCTGGATTTGTTTGCGGTGTTGTTTGGTGGTGCAGTAGCTTTATTGCCTGTTTTTGCCGATCAGGTATTGCATGTAGGTGCAGAAGGTTTGGGTTTGTTGCGTGCGGCACCGGCAGTAGGCTCTGTGGTGATGGCAATATATTTAGCCTTTCACCCTCCGAGAAAAGATGCAGGGTATAAGATGCTGGCCAGTGTTGCGGGTTTTGGATTGTGCATGATTGGCTTTGCACTTTCATCAAGTTTTGTTGTGTCGCTTTTGCTGTTGTTTATGAGTGGTGTTTTTGATAATGTGAGTGTTGTGATTCGTTCTACTATTATTCAAAGTTTTACGCCTGATGAGATGAAGGGAAGGGTGTCGGCAGTGAACAGTATTTTTGTTGGTTCGTCAAATGAGTTGGGCGCATTTGAGTCGGGTGTTATGGCAAAGCTGATGGGACTGATACCTTCTGTGCTCTTTGGCGGAGGTATGACCTTGCTGGTGGTGCTGGTTACTTTTGTTAAAGCCAAGAAGCTTAAGGAGCTTCGATTGCCTTAA